From Leptolyngbya sp. KIOST-1, one genomic window encodes:
- a CDS encoding FAD-dependent hydroxylase, with protein sequence MTATTPHFRSPVSADRPADLRSELAVDVAIVGGGIVGLTLAATLAPSGLQVAVIEAQTAAGAASRQRAYAFSLTSADIFKGLGLWPQIGPHICHFDKVQLSDGDYGRVVQFLPTDLGTDAVYYGAEHGVLMAALQGAIAAAPNIHYLCSASLGATYEQGAGMVAEVSLPDGKIAVRSPLFVAADGKGSLLRQRAGIGSVGWRYRQSCITTVLEPEHSHQNTAYERFWPSGPFAILPLPGQRCQIVWTAPHAEAEAILTMPEAEFMAELERRYGTQMGHLKRLTAPAMFPVQLMQCDRYVQPRLALVGDAAHSCHPVGGQGLNMGIRDAAALAEVLTAAHQRGQDLGSVAVLRRYERWRRVENWVILSFTDLLTRTFSNQLWPLVVLRRTGLWVLGSVPPLKRLALRLMTGRLGRVPRLARLGRQT encoded by the coding sequence ATGACCGCTACCACTCCTCACTTTCGCTCTCCGGTCTCCGCCGATCGCCCGGCGGATCTACGCTCTGAACTGGCGGTCGATGTGGCCATTGTCGGCGGCGGCATTGTGGGGCTGACTCTGGCGGCAACGCTGGCCCCCAGCGGCCTGCAGGTGGCGGTGATCGAAGCCCAAACGGCGGCGGGGGCCGCTTCCCGGCAGCGGGCCTACGCCTTTTCACTGACCTCAGCCGATATTTTTAAGGGCCTGGGGCTGTGGCCCCAGATCGGGCCGCACATTTGCCACTTTGACAAAGTGCAGCTCTCCGACGGGGACTACGGTCGGGTGGTGCAGTTTTTACCCACCGACCTGGGCACCGATGCCGTGTATTACGGGGCCGAGCACGGGGTGCTAATGGCCGCGCTGCAAGGGGCGATCGCCGCTGCTCCCAACATTCACTACCTCTGCTCGGCCAGCCTGGGCGCAACCTACGAGCAGGGTGCAGGAATGGTTGCCGAGGTGAGTTTGCCCGACGGGAAAATTGCGGTGCGATCGCCCCTGTTTGTCGCCGCCGATGGCAAAGGGTCGCTGCTGCGGCAGCGGGCGGGCATTGGCAGCGTTGGCTGGCGCTACCGCCAGTCCTGTATCACCACCGTGCTAGAACCGGAGCATTCGCACCAGAACACCGCCTACGAGCGGTTCTGGCCCAGCGGCCCCTTTGCCATTTTGCCCCTGCCGGGTCAGCGCTGCCAGATCGTGTGGACGGCTCCCCACGCCGAGGCGGAGGCGATTTTGACAATGCCCGAAGCCGAGTTTATGGCTGAGCTAGAGCGCCGCTACGGCACCCAGATGGGGCACCTGAAGCGGCTGACCGCTCCAGCCATGTTTCCAGTGCAGCTGATGCAGTGCGATCGCTACGTACAGCCCCGCCTGGCCCTGGTGGGGGATGCCGCCCACAGCTGCCACCCGGTCGGTGGCCAGGGGCTCAACATGGGCATTCGCGATGCGGCGGCGCTGGCGGAGGTGCTCACCGCCGCCCACCAGCGGGGGCAGGACCTGGGCAGCGTGGCGGTGCTGCGCCGCTACGAGCGCTGGCGACGCGTAGAGAACTGGGTCATTCTAAGCTTTACCGACCTGCTGACCCGCACCTTCTCTAATCAACTGTGGCCACTGGTGGTCCTGCGGCGGACGGGGCTGTGGGTGCTGGGCTCGGTGCCCCCCCTGAAGCGTCTGGCCCTGCGGCTGATGACCGGGCGTCTGGGGCGAGTGCCCCGCCTGGCCCGTCTGGGACGGCAGACCTGA
- a CDS encoding DUF2283 domain-containing protein gives MKVVYDTEVDVLRILFSDAAIEESDEEKPGTIFDYDVAGNIVGVEILDASKRIANPRSIEHVVTG, from the coding sequence ATGAAGGTGGTTTACGACACTGAGGTCGATGTCCTACGCATTCTATTCAGCGATGCAGCGATAGAAGAAAGCGACGAAGAAAAACCTGGCACCATATTTGACTATGACGTGGCGGGGAACATCGTCGGGGTTGAGATTTTAGATGCCTCAAAACGCATAGCCAATCCACGATCGATTGAGCATGTGGTAACGGGCTAA
- a CDS encoding helix-turn-helix transcriptional regulator, giving the protein MKKTPQIEIFSNQELTLLQPSARINGMGQAGKALRQVLETYRISQNRVAVKMGVGRSNVCCWVNKVCDPGAEMVLQLRDALREINSEAADEFVRLYLDDAP; this is encoded by the coding sequence ATGAAGAAGACCCCTCAAATCGAAATCTTCTCCAATCAAGAACTGACCCTGCTCCAGCCTTCTGCCAGGATCAATGGCATGGGACAAGCAGGCAAAGCACTACGGCAAGTATTAGAGACTTACCGCATCAGCCAGAACCGGGTGGCCGTCAAGATGGGAGTTGGGCGATCGAACGTGTGTTGCTGGGTCAACAAGGTATGCGACCCAGGAGCTGAGATGGTCTTGCAACTTAGGGATGCATTACGGGAAATCAACTCAGAAGCCGCCGATGAGTTTGTTCGTTTGTATCTAGATGATGCTCCGTAG
- a CDS encoding helix-turn-helix transcriptional regulator, whose translation METYGISQNKLAVTMGTDRANVNRWVKELRDPAGDVIFEIKEALRQLNPIAAEEFVRLYLGDMR comes from the coding sequence TTGGAAACCTACGGCATTAGCCAAAACAAACTGGCGGTGACGATGGGCACCGATCGCGCTAACGTAAACCGCTGGGTAAAAGAACTCCGTGACCCAGCCGGAGATGTAATTTTTGAAATTAAGGAAGCTTTGAGACAACTTAACCCCATCGCTGCCGAAGAATTTGTTCGCCTATATCTGGGTGACATGCGATAG
- a CDS encoding chlororespiratory reduction protein 7 — MPDAMMYQEEMFVVLMPGAAEEFLTPEELLERLTTILGDRQDDLPHDLQRFSTIAEQAQHLRDTACDLELAPGEAMQWYVVRLEK; from the coding sequence ATGCCCGACGCCATGATGTATCAGGAAGAGATGTTCGTTGTGCTGATGCCCGGCGCAGCGGAGGAATTTCTCACCCCCGAAGAGCTGCTGGAGCGGCTGACGACCATCCTGGGCGATCGCCAGGATGACCTACCCCATGACCTCCAGCGCTTTAGCACCATCGCTGAGCAGGCCCAGCACCTGCGCGACACCGCCTGCGACCTGGAGCTAGCCCCCGGCGAAGCCATGCAGTGGTACGTAGTGCGCTTGGAAAAGTAA
- the sir gene encoding sulfite reductase, ferredoxin dependent: MVQTPIKSTPTSAAPGPTPSKLEVIKENSHFLREPVASELLQDTNHFSESAIQILKFHGSYQQDNRDNRAKGQEKDYQMMLRTRNPGGYLSPELYLTLDRLSDEYGNGTLRATTRQGIQLHGVLKKNLKATIGAIVRSLGSTLGACGDLNRNVMAPPAPYKNRPEYQLAQEYANNIADLLRPQTEAYYEIWLDGEKFLSAEEHPDVVAARQRNGNGTIVHNSVEPIYGTHYMPRKFKCAVTVPGDNSIDAYTHDVTLVVITDRSGQLKGFNVLAGGGLGRTHNKEETFARTADEIGYVDKADVYDLMKAIVATQRDYGDRHNRRHARMKYLIHDWGVERFRQQVETYLGKPLKPFKKLPKWTFYDYLGWHEQGDGNWFVGVPVENGRILDRQGLQLKTALKEIVQRFNLPMLITPNQSVLFYEVKPADRDEIQAILTRHGVVKETDLDPLVRYAMACPALPLCGLAVTESERIMPTVLGRLRGLLTKLGLQDEHFVVRMTGCPNGCARPYMAELGFVGSAPESYQVWLGGSPNQTRLARPYLERLHDNDIETTLEPLFVFFRDGRKKDESFGDFCDRVGFEALRQFAATYKADQYTPRHTKEGRHRLSISHDLFMTLQATADKEGRPMAQVMADALAVYLQQPGR, translated from the coding sequence ATGGTTCAGACCCCGATCAAATCTACGCCTACTTCTGCTGCCCCTGGGCCAACTCCCTCCAAGCTGGAAGTGATCAAAGAAAACAGCCACTTTTTGCGCGAGCCCGTGGCTAGTGAACTGTTGCAAGACACCAACCACTTCTCTGAATCGGCAATTCAAATTCTCAAGTTTCACGGCTCCTACCAGCAGGACAACCGCGACAACCGCGCCAAGGGCCAGGAGAAGGACTACCAGATGATGCTGCGGACCCGCAATCCCGGCGGGTACCTGTCGCCAGAGCTGTACCTCACCCTCGATCGCCTCTCGGATGAGTACGGCAACGGCACCCTGCGGGCCACCACCCGCCAGGGCATTCAGCTGCACGGGGTGCTGAAGAAAAACCTGAAGGCCACCATTGGCGCGATCGTGCGCAGTCTGGGCTCTACCCTGGGGGCCTGCGGCGACCTCAACCGCAACGTGATGGCTCCGCCTGCGCCCTACAAAAACCGGCCCGAGTACCAGCTGGCCCAGGAGTACGCCAACAACATCGCCGACCTGCTGCGGCCCCAGACCGAGGCCTACTACGAGATCTGGCTCGACGGCGAGAAGTTCCTCTCCGCCGAGGAGCACCCGGATGTAGTGGCGGCCCGCCAGCGCAATGGCAACGGCACCATCGTCCACAACAGCGTCGAGCCGATCTACGGCACCCACTACATGCCGCGCAAGTTCAAGTGCGCGGTGACGGTGCCCGGCGACAACTCCATCGATGCCTACACCCACGATGTCACCCTGGTGGTGATTACCGATCGCTCGGGGCAGCTCAAGGGCTTCAACGTGCTGGCCGGGGGTGGCCTGGGCCGCACCCACAACAAAGAAGAGACCTTTGCCCGCACCGCCGACGAAATTGGCTACGTGGACAAAGCCGACGTCTACGACCTGATGAAGGCGATCGTGGCCACCCAGCGCGACTACGGCGATCGCCACAACCGCCGCCACGCCCGCATGAAGTACCTGATCCACGACTGGGGCGTAGAGCGCTTTCGGCAGCAGGTGGAGACCTACCTGGGCAAGCCGCTCAAGCCCTTCAAAAAGCTGCCCAAGTGGACCTTCTACGACTACCTGGGCTGGCATGAGCAGGGCGACGGCAACTGGTTTGTGGGTGTCCCCGTTGAAAATGGCCGCATTCTCGATCGCCAGGGGCTACAGCTCAAAACAGCGCTGAAGGAGATCGTGCAGCGCTTCAACCTGCCCATGCTGATCACCCCCAACCAGAGCGTACTGTTCTACGAGGTGAAGCCCGCCGACCGGGACGAAATCCAAGCCATTCTCACCCGTCACGGCGTGGTCAAAGAGACCGATCTAGACCCGCTGGTGCGCTACGCGATGGCCTGCCCGGCGCTGCCCCTGTGCGGCCTGGCGGTGACCGAGAGCGAGCGAATTATGCCCACGGTGCTGGGGCGGCTGCGGGGCCTACTGACCAAGCTGGGCCTGCAGGACGAGCACTTCGTGGTGCGCATGACCGGCTGCCCCAACGGCTGCGCCCGCCCCTACATGGCCGAACTGGGCTTTGTGGGCAGCGCCCCCGAGTCGTACCAAGTATGGCTGGGGGGGTCGCCCAACCAGACCCGACTGGCCCGCCCCTACCTGGAGCGCCTCCACGACAACGACATCGAGACCACCCTGGAGCCTTTGTTTGTGTTCTTCCGCGACGGGCGCAAGAAGGACGAAAGCTTTGGCGATTTCTGCGATCGCGTTGGCTTTGAGGCCCTGCGCCAGTTCGCCGCCACCTACAAAGCGGACCAGTACACCCCACGCCACACTAAGGAAGGGCGGCACCGGCTGAGCATCTCCCACGATCTGTTTATGACCCTGCAGGCCACCGCTGACAAAGAGGGGCGGCCCATGGCCCAGGTGATGGCCGATGCCCTGGCCGTCTATCTGCAACAGCCCGGTCGCTAG